In the Brevundimonas mediterranea genome, AGCCGGTCGTTTCCGCGCCCGAGCCGGCCGAAACGCCCGCCCCGGCCTATGATGCGCTGGTCGGCGAAAGCGCCGCCGCCAGCGCCGCTTCGGCTTTCGCCGGTCTGGCCGCCTCGTTCAAGAAGCCTGAGCCTGCTGCGGCCTCTTCGACGGAGATGCCCTTCGTCAGCGGCAACACCGTCGAGGCCATGGTCGCCGAGATGCTGCGTCCGATGCTGAAGGACTGGTTGGACAACAACCTGCCCGCCATCGTCGAGGCGGCGGTCCAAAGGGAAGTCGAACGCATCGCGCGCAGCGCCTAGCCCTTCGCTTCACCGCAGACTAATCGAGGGGCGGCTCCTGCAGGGGCCGCCCTTTGTCATTCCAGGCCGCCGTTCGGCCGCACGACAACGATCAAAGAAGTCCCATGCTCGAGAAGACCTTCGAACCCCAGGCCGCCGAACCCCGCCTGTACGCCCAGTGGGAAGAGAGCGGCCTGTTCGCGCCCCGCACGGAAGGGGCGCAGGGCGCCTATTCGATCGTCATCCCGCCGCCGAACGTGACGGGCAGCCTGCACATCGGCCATGCCCTGAACAACACCCTTCAGGACATCCTGGCCCGCTATCACCGGATGAAGGGCAAGGCGGTGCTGTGGCTGCCGGGTACGGACCACGCAGGCATCGCCACCCAGATGGTGGTCGAGCGTCAGCTGGCCGCCGCCGGCAATGTCGGGCGGCGCGACATGGGCCGCGAGGCTTTCATCGACAAGGTCTGGGAATGGAAGGCAGAAAGCGGCGGGACCATCGTGCGCCAGCTGCGTCGCCTGGGCGCGTCCTGCGACTGGTCGCGCGAACGGTTCACACTGGACGAGGGGCTGAACGCCGCCGTCCGCAAGGTCTTCGTGCAACTGCACAAGGAAGGTCTGATCTATCGCGACAAGCGGCTGGTGAACTGGGACCCGCATTTCCAGACCGCCATCTCGGACCTGGAGGTCGAGCAGCGCGAGGTGGACGGCGCCTATTGGCATTTCGCCTATCCGCTGGCGGACGGCGTGACCTACGAACACCCGGTCGCCTTTGACGACGAGGGCAAGGCGACCGAGTTCGAGACGCGCGACTTCATCGTGGTCGCCACGACGCGGCCTGAGACCATGCTGGGCGACACCGGCGTGGCCGTGCATCCGGAGGATGAGCGGTATAAGGGGCTGGTCGGCAAGTTCGTGACCCTGCCCATCGTGGGACGTCGCATCCCGATTGTCGCCGACGACTACGCCGATCCGACCAAGGGGTCGGGCGCGGTCAAGATCACGCCGGCGCACGACTTCAACGACTTCGGCGTGGGCAAGCGGGCGAGCCTGCCGTCGCTGAACATCCTCGACGCCTTCGGCCGCATCACCGACGTGGATACGCCGGACGTGCCGTCGGAATACGTCGGCGTCGACCGCTTCGCCGCGCGCAAGGCCATCGTCGCCCGGGCCGAGGAAGAGGGCTGGCTGCGCGAGATCGAGAAGACCAAGCACGTCGTCCCGCACGGCGATCGCTCGGGCGTGGTCATCGAGCCGTGGCTGACGGACCAGTGGTACGTCGACGCCAAGGTCCTGGCCCAGCCGGCGCTGAAGGCGGTGGAGCAGGGCGACACGGTGTTTGAGCCGAAGTCGTACGAGAAGATCTATTTCGAATGGCTGCGCAACATCGAACCCTGGTGCATCAGCCGCCAGCTGTGGTGGGGGCACCGCATCCCGGCCTGGTACGGACCGGGCGGCGAGATCTATGTCGCGGAGACGGAAGAGGACGCCCGCGAACTGGCGATGGCGGATTATGATTCCGAAGTGGCCCTGACCCAGGACGAAGACGTCCTCGACACCTGGTTCAGCTCGGCCCTGTGGCCGTTCTCGACCATGGGCTGGCCCGAGAAGACCGAGGATCTGGAGCGGTTCTATCCGACCAGCGACCTGGTCACGGCGGCGGACATCATCTTCTTCTGGGTCGCCCGGATGATGATGATGGGCCTGCATTTCATGGACGAGGTTCCGTTCAAACGGGTCATCATCAACGGCCTGGTCCGCGACGAGAAGGGTCAGAAGATGAGCAAGTCCAAGGGGAACGTCATCGATCCCCTGGGCATCATCGACGAGCTGGGCGCCGATCCGCTGCGCTTCACCATGGCCATCCTGTCGGGCACGCGCGACATCAAGCTGTCGAAGCAGCGGATCGAAGGATACCGCAACTTCGGCACCAAGCTGTGGAACGCCGCCCGATTCAGCCAGATGAACGAGGCGCGCCGCGTCGAGGGCTTCGATCCCGCGACGGTCGAACAGACGATCAACTGCTGGATCCGGGGCGAACTGACCAAGGCCGAGCGCGCCGTGTCCGAGGCCATCGAGGGCGGGCGGTTCGATGATGCGGCGGGCGCGCTGTATCGGTTCGTCTGGAACGTCTTCTGCGACTGGTACCTGGAACTGGCGAAGCCGGTGTTCAACGGCGCCGATGAAGCCGCCAAGGCCGAGACGCGGGCCATGACCGCCTGGACCCTGGACCAGACGCTGAAGCTGCTGCACCCGGTCATGCCCTTCATCACCGAAGAGCTGTGGGCCGAACTGGGCAAGGAAGGGCCGGCGCGGGAAGGCCTGCTGATCGGCGCGGAATGGCCGGTGCTGCCGGACGGCTTCATCGACGCTTCGGCCGAGGCCGAGATCGGCTGGCTGATCGACCTGGTCGGCGAAATCCGGGGCCTGCGGGCCGAGATGAATGTGCCGCCCGCGGCCAAGCCGCCTCTGGCTTTCGTTGCGCCGGACGCCGTCACGGGCGAGCGGATCGCGCGCCATCGCGACCTGATCCTGACCCTGGGCCGAGTGTCCGAGGTCGGATCGGCGGACGCTGCGCCGACCGGGGCCGTGACCTTCGTCTCGGGCGGATCGACGGTCGCGCT is a window encoding:
- a CDS encoding valine--tRNA ligase; this translates as MLEKTFEPQAAEPRLYAQWEESGLFAPRTEGAQGAYSIVIPPPNVTGSLHIGHALNNTLQDILARYHRMKGKAVLWLPGTDHAGIATQMVVERQLAAAGNVGRRDMGREAFIDKVWEWKAESGGTIVRQLRRLGASCDWSRERFTLDEGLNAAVRKVFVQLHKEGLIYRDKRLVNWDPHFQTAISDLEVEQREVDGAYWHFAYPLADGVTYEHPVAFDDEGKATEFETRDFIVVATTRPETMLGDTGVAVHPEDERYKGLVGKFVTLPIVGRRIPIVADDYADPTKGSGAVKITPAHDFNDFGVGKRASLPSLNILDAFGRITDVDTPDVPSEYVGVDRFAARKAIVARAEEEGWLREIEKTKHVVPHGDRSGVVIEPWLTDQWYVDAKVLAQPALKAVEQGDTVFEPKSYEKIYFEWLRNIEPWCISRQLWWGHRIPAWYGPGGEIYVAETEEDARELAMADYDSEVALTQDEDVLDTWFSSALWPFSTMGWPEKTEDLERFYPTSDLVTAADIIFFWVARMMMMGLHFMDEVPFKRVIINGLVRDEKGQKMSKSKGNVIDPLGIIDELGADPLRFTMAILSGTRDIKLSKQRIEGYRNFGTKLWNAARFSQMNEARRVEGFDPATVEQTINCWIRGELTKAERAVSEAIEGGRFDDAAGALYRFVWNVFCDWYLELAKPVFNGADEAAKAETRAMTAWTLDQTLKLLHPVMPFITEELWAELGKEGPAREGLLIGAEWPVLPDGFIDASAEAEIGWLIDLVGEIRGLRAEMNVPPAAKPPLAFVAPDAVTGERIARHRDLILTLGRVSEVGSADAAPTGAVTFVSGGSTVALSLTGIIDLTAERARLEKEIAVFESDIGHVNKKLGNPNFVSRAAPEVVEEQRAKLAEAEAGKAKLQAALARLSEIG